A section of the Deltaproteobacteria bacterium GWC2_65_14 genome encodes:
- a CDS encoding site-specific tyrosine recombinase XerD, which translates to MDTDARADAFLLHLRTERRLSANTVEAYGFDMRRFCSFLAREGVSPESFGRPHLLRFLSFLREGGLSARTVARQVSTIRSFFRYLVREGVLSTSPVSEARGPRIGRPLPKTLTHTEVERLLAAPDSRTPEGLRDRAMLELIYASGLRASEVVTLRQEHVDPRAGFLRITGKGGKERVVPVALPALETLQLYLERGRPAFLKGRGATNALFLSRRGRPITRQTLWNRIGRWAREAGVRGRISPHSLRHSFAGHLLAGGADLRAVQAMLGHADISTTQIYTHVTAERLKEIHRKHHPRG; encoded by the coding sequence GTGGACACCGACGCCCGGGCCGACGCCTTCCTGCTGCACCTTCGGACGGAGAGGCGGCTTTCCGCGAACACGGTCGAGGCGTACGGCTTCGACATGCGCAGATTCTGCTCCTTCCTGGCGCGGGAAGGGGTCTCGCCGGAGTCGTTCGGAAGGCCGCACCTTCTCCGGTTCCTCTCCTTCCTTCGGGAGGGGGGACTCTCCGCGCGAACCGTCGCCCGTCAGGTTTCGACGATCCGCTCCTTCTTCCGATACCTCGTGCGGGAAGGGGTGCTTTCCACCAGCCCCGTTTCCGAGGCGCGGGGCCCGAGGATCGGCCGCCCGCTCCCGAAAACCCTGACCCACACGGAGGTGGAGCGGCTCCTCGCCGCCCCCGACTCGCGGACCCCGGAGGGGCTGCGCGACCGGGCCATGCTCGAGCTGATATACGCCTCGGGGCTTCGGGCCTCGGAGGTCGTGACGCTGCGGCAGGAGCATGTCGATCCCCGCGCGGGGTTTCTCCGGATCACGGGAAAGGGGGGGAAGGAGCGGGTGGTCCCGGTCGCCCTCCCGGCCCTGGAAACCCTTCAGCTCTATCTCGAGCGGGGCCGGCCGGCCTTCCTGAAGGGAAGGGGGGCGACGAACGCCCTCTTCCTGAGCCGAAGGGGGCGCCCGATCACCCGCCAGACCCTCTGGAACCGGATCGGGAGGTGGGCGAGGGAGGCCGGCGTCCGGGGGAGGATCTCCCCGCACAGCCTGCGCCACTCCTTTGCCGGCCATCTGCTCGCGGGAGGGGCGGACCTGCGGGCGGTCCAGGCGATGCTCGGGCACGCCGACATCTCCACCACCCAGATCTACACGCACGTGACGGCCGAGCGGCTCAAGGAGATCCACCGGAAGCATCACCCGAGGGGGTAG
- a CDS encoding [protein-PII] uridylyltransferase produces the protein MTPPVFNAAIAGKETSDRDFRLYLKDYLAGTLASVLSEQRETLGGGTLAARGVSDAVDDVIRALYLRGREQFLASAPDLAYRLSLVSVGGYGRRELCPKSDIDLLFLYPYKVDRYVEAVTESILYPLWDLGMDVGHSVRTVKETIRMATADDSVRTSLMDCRFVAGEAEFYRESLPEIEKFLYYTQSDRFIDRKLVEMRSRHAKYGATVYVLEPNVKEGKGSLRDLHTALWSARIKYKCRDLRELGNKGVVSSKTIRAFEHAQDWLLRVRNELHTLNGKKADVLTFEVQDRMAGNFGYRSRGRDLAVERFMRTYYMNAAMAAHIAEEILEQVDRFLPEGIRGRILSVQRKKIEGVAVLYKGKVHPLEGVSFRKEPGKIFEFFRTMQRTRSAMSAEAKAAIQKALPALGPGFREDPSSAKRFLEILSDPLFLRETLTAMHESRFLGRYIPEFSSLSFRVQRDIYHVYTVDIHLIRATSVLAGIETAASRTREEEEFLAIYRAIPRKDLLNLAILFHDIGKGKGHGHSKIGAGIVQEIGVRLGLSAEQVLDLVFLVEHHLLMAHVSQRRDMHDIELILGFSETVGTLRRLDMLYLLTYADLRAVGPEVWTQWKAMLLAELYAKAKNFLETGTLKRIFEEQPRRRREQVRELLEGFPEEEILYYISRFDDRYFHATPDARFRDHFGILREYDGSTPRVKLSDFPESGASEILIACSDQRGLFAKIAGTLSANGFNILNATISTSIDGVALDSFYVTYLGKSIRDDPKGDRVAADLVAVLKGETGVDRLFAERMSPRFVREKVSRYRPTRVVFDNEASSRYTVVDIFTYDRIGLLYDITRTFSALGIDIALSKISTKADQVADVFYLQNREGEKILRSEDLEELRKALLAAIGE, from the coding sequence GTGACCCCCCCGGTCTTCAACGCCGCCATCGCCGGGAAGGAGACCTCCGACCGGGATTTCCGGCTCTATCTGAAGGACTATCTCGCGGGCACCCTGGCCTCGGTGCTCTCGGAGCAGCGGGAGACCCTCGGGGGGGGGACCCTGGCCGCCCGCGGGGTTTCCGACGCCGTCGACGACGTGATCCGGGCCCTCTACCTCCGGGGGCGGGAGCAGTTCCTCGCATCCGCTCCCGACCTTGCGTACCGCCTCTCCCTCGTCTCGGTGGGAGGATACGGACGGCGGGAACTCTGCCCGAAGTCCGACATCGACCTGCTGTTCCTCTATCCGTACAAGGTGGACCGGTATGTCGAGGCGGTCACCGAGTCGATCCTGTACCCGCTGTGGGACCTGGGGATGGATGTCGGGCACAGCGTCCGCACCGTGAAGGAGACGATCCGGATGGCGACCGCGGACGATTCCGTGCGGACCTCCCTGATGGATTGCCGTTTCGTCGCGGGGGAAGCGGAGTTCTACCGGGAGTCGCTCCCGGAGATCGAGAAGTTCCTCTATTACACCCAATCCGACCGGTTCATCGACCGGAAGCTGGTGGAGATGCGGAGCCGCCACGCAAAGTACGGGGCGACGGTCTACGTGCTCGAACCGAACGTCAAGGAGGGGAAGGGGAGTCTGAGGGACCTCCACACCGCCCTCTGGTCCGCCAGGATCAAGTACAAGTGCAGGGACCTGCGGGAGCTCGGGAACAAGGGGGTCGTCTCCTCGAAGACGATCCGGGCGTTCGAGCATGCGCAGGACTGGCTGCTCCGGGTGCGGAACGAGCTGCACACCCTGAACGGGAAGAAGGCCGACGTGCTCACCTTCGAGGTGCAGGACAGGATGGCCGGAAACTTCGGGTACCGCTCGCGGGGGAGGGACCTGGCGGTCGAGCGATTCATGCGGACCTACTACATGAACGCCGCGATGGCGGCTCACATCGCGGAGGAGATCCTGGAGCAGGTCGACCGGTTCCTCCCCGAGGGGATCCGCGGCAGGATCCTCTCCGTCCAGAGGAAGAAGATCGAGGGAGTCGCGGTCCTCTACAAGGGGAAGGTCCATCCCCTGGAGGGGGTCTCCTTCCGGAAGGAGCCCGGGAAGATCTTCGAGTTCTTCCGGACGATGCAGCGGACACGGTCCGCGATGTCCGCGGAGGCGAAGGCGGCCATCCAGAAGGCGCTTCCCGCGCTCGGGCCCGGGTTCCGGGAGGACCCGTCGTCGGCGAAACGGTTCCTCGAGATCCTCTCGGATCCGCTTTTCCTGCGGGAGACGCTCACTGCGATGCACGAGAGCCGGTTCCTCGGCCGGTACATCCCGGAGTTCTCCTCCCTCTCCTTCCGCGTCCAGCGGGACATCTATCACGTGTACACCGTGGACATCCACCTGATCCGGGCCACGAGCGTCCTGGCCGGGATCGAAACGGCGGCGTCCCGGACCAGGGAGGAGGAGGAGTTCCTGGCGATCTACCGCGCGATTCCCCGGAAGGACCTGCTGAACCTGGCGATCCTCTTCCACGACATCGGGAAGGGGAAGGGGCACGGGCACTCGAAGATCGGGGCCGGTATCGTGCAGGAGATCGGGGTCCGGTTGGGGCTCTCCGCGGAGCAGGTCCTGGATCTCGTCTTCCTCGTCGAGCACCACCTGCTGATGGCGCACGTTTCCCAGCGCAGGGACATGCACGACATCGAGCTGATCCTCGGGTTCTCCGAGACGGTGGGAACCCTTCGCCGGCTGGACATGCTCTACCTGCTCACCTACGCGGACCTGCGGGCGGTCGGGCCGGAGGTCTGGACCCAGTGGAAGGCGATGCTCCTCGCGGAACTGTATGCCAAGGCGAAAAACTTCCTCGAGACGGGGACGCTCAAGCGGATCTTCGAGGAGCAGCCGAGGCGCAGGAGGGAGCAGGTCCGGGAATTGCTGGAAGGGTTTCCGGAAGAGGAAATCCTTTACTATATCTCCCGGTTCGACGACCGGTATTTCCACGCGACACCCGACGCCCGCTTCCGGGACCACTTCGGGATCCTCCGGGAATACGACGGGAGCACCCCGAGGGTGAAGCTGTCCGATTTCCCCGAATCGGGCGCTTCGGAGATCCTGATCGCCTGTTCCGACCAGCGCGGCCTGTTCGCGAAGATCGCCGGCACCCTGTCGGCGAACGGGTTCAACATCCTGAACGCCACCATCTCCACCTCGATCGACGGGGTCGCGCTCGACAGCTTCTACGTGACCTATCTGGGGAAGTCGATCCGGGACGATCCGAAGGGGGATCGGGTGGCGGCGGACCTGGTCGCGGTTCTCAAGGGGGAGACCGGGGTGGACCGGCTGTTCGCCGAGCGGATGTCCCCCCGGTTCGTCCGGGAGAAGGTATCCCGGTACCGGCCCACCCGGGTCGTCTTCGACAACGAGGCCTCCTCACGGTACACGGTCGTGGACATCTTCACCTACGACCGGATCGGCCTGCTGTACGACATCACCCGGACCTTCTCGGCCCTGGGGATCGACATCGCCCTGTCGAAGATCTCGACGAAGGCGGACCAGGTGGCCGACGTCTTCTACCTGCAGAACCGGGAGGGAGAGAAGATCCTCCGGTCCGAGGACCTCGAGGAGCTCCGGAAGGCGCTCCTTGCGGCGATCGGTGAGTGA
- a CDS encoding SMC-Scp complex subunit ScpB, with the protein MDEVTKNPAQGEAEGGGGPREGGEDYARAASILESLLLVSAKPLSFDRIGQLLGGLGKSEVRQVAAILKAKHPPESSGILVEEVARGLQLRTNPANQEHVRRLFETKPPRFTRPSLESLAVVAYRQPVTRLEIEQIRGVDCAASLKTLMDRRLVKVVGKKDVAGRPFLFGTTREFLEVFGLESLSDLPSMRDIEDFLATATGALVPAAPGQPDLFPGYDDTLQEGGEELAEELSQAEHGEPLLYTSGVLPEGISDDLLADAASRGGVIYADKEELSAPGPSQSKYEFAAGFLTFDPAEPLVTEHNDIPEGLSDDEPERPED; encoded by the coding sequence ATGGACGAGGTCACGAAGAATCCGGCGCAGGGTGAGGCGGAAGGCGGTGGAGGGCCCCGGGAAGGCGGGGAGGATTACGCCCGGGCGGCCTCCATCCTCGAGAGCCTTCTCCTGGTCTCCGCGAAGCCGCTTTCCTTCGATCGGATCGGCCAGCTGCTCGGAGGACTGGGGAAATCCGAGGTGCGGCAGGTCGCCGCGATCCTCAAGGCGAAGCATCCCCCGGAGTCCTCCGGAATCCTGGTGGAGGAGGTCGCCAGGGGGCTGCAGCTGCGGACGAACCCGGCCAACCAGGAGCATGTCCGCAGGCTCTTCGAGACGAAGCCCCCCCGGTTCACGAGGCCTTCCCTGGAGTCGCTGGCGGTGGTCGCCTACCGGCAGCCGGTCACCCGGCTGGAGATCGAGCAGATCCGCGGGGTCGACTGTGCCGCCTCGCTGAAGACGCTGATGGACCGCCGTCTGGTGAAGGTGGTGGGGAAGAAGGATGTGGCCGGCCGGCCCTTCCTCTTCGGGACGACCCGGGAGTTCCTGGAGGTGTTCGGCCTGGAAAGCCTCTCCGACCTCCCCTCGATGCGGGACATCGAGGATTTCCTCGCGACGGCGACGGGGGCGCTCGTTCCCGCGGCGCCCGGGCAGCCCGACCTCTTCCCCGGGTACGACGATACCCTCCAGGAGGGTGGAGAGGAGCTGGCCGAGGAGCTCTCTCAGGCGGAGCACGGGGAGCCGCTGCTGTACACAAGCGGCGTTCTCCCGGAGGGAATCTCGGACGACCTGCTGGCGGACGCCGCCTCCCGCGGAGGAGTGATCTATGCGGACAAGGAGGAGCTTTCCGCCCCGGGCCCCTCCCAGTCGAAGTACGAGTTCGCCGCGGGGTTCCTCACCTTCGATCCCGCCGAACCGCTGGTGACGGAGCACAACGACATCCCGGAGGGGCTCTCCGACGACGAGCCGGAGCGGCCGGAGGATTGA
- a CDS encoding tryptophan--tRNA ligase: MRPSGKLHLGHYLGVLVNWRKLQEDHDCFFFAADWHALTTEYENSGVIRESVDDMIIDWMAAGIDPEKATLFVQSHLPEHAELHLLLSMITPLPWLERNPTYKEQLREQATRDLHTYGFLGYPVLQAADILMYDASLVPVGIDQVPHLELTREIARRFNFLFGETFAVPEAYLTETPKLMGTDNRKMSKTYGNAILLSDTAEEVWEKVRPMVTDPARVRRNDPGNPEICNVFAYHKIFSDEETIRKVDVGCRTAGIGCIECKKWMFDHMEKVLAPVRQRRKEIVESGTSVRRILDEGTERARKTAAAKMKTVREAVRI; encoded by the coding sequence ATGAGGCCGAGCGGCAAGCTCCACCTGGGGCACTACCTGGGGGTCCTGGTGAACTGGAGGAAGCTCCAGGAGGACCACGACTGCTTCTTCTTCGCCGCCGACTGGCACGCGCTGACGACCGAGTACGAGAACAGCGGGGTGATCCGGGAGAGCGTGGACGACATGATCATCGACTGGATGGCGGCGGGGATCGACCCGGAGAAGGCGACCCTGTTCGTCCAGAGCCATCTCCCCGAGCATGCGGAGCTGCACCTGCTCCTCTCCATGATCACCCCGCTTCCCTGGCTGGAGCGCAACCCCACCTACAAGGAGCAGCTCCGGGAGCAGGCGACGCGGGACCTGCACACCTACGGGTTCCTCGGCTACCCGGTGCTCCAGGCGGCCGACATCCTGATGTACGACGCGTCGCTGGTGCCGGTGGGGATCGACCAGGTCCCCCACCTCGAGCTGACGCGGGAGATCGCCCGGCGGTTCAATTTCCTCTTCGGGGAGACCTTCGCCGTCCCGGAGGCCTACCTGACGGAGACCCCCAAGCTGATGGGGACCGACAACCGGAAGATGAGCAAGACCTACGGGAACGCGATCCTGTTGTCCGATACGGCGGAGGAGGTCTGGGAGAAGGTGAGGCCGATGGTGACCGACCCGGCCCGGGTCCGCCGGAACGACCCCGGGAACCCGGAGATCTGCAACGTCTTCGCCTACCATAAGATCTTCTCCGACGAGGAGACGATCCGGAAGGTGGACGTCGGGTGCCGGACGGCCGGGATCGGCTGCATCGAGTGCAAGAAGTGGATGTTCGACCATATGGAGAAGGTGCTGGCCCCGGTCCGGCAGCGGCGAAAAGAGATCGTGGAGAGCGGGACTTCCGTCCGGAGGATCCTGGACGAGGGGACGGAGCGGGCCCGCAAGACCGCAGCGGCCAAGATGAAGACGGTGCGGGAGGCGGTCCGGATCTGA